A single window of Magnetococcus marinus MC-1 DNA harbors:
- a CDS encoding serine/threonine protein kinase: MSDDAQTPYSNLSPDAVLNAVERSGWRCDGRQLALNSFENRVYQIGLEDGSFVVAKFYRTGRWSDAAILEEHRFTQELAALELPVVPPLVTAAGETLFHDGNFRVALFPRRGGRTPDLEHGETLKRIGRLMGRMHGVAAQRPFEHRETLDIQSFAIDSYQFLLSSGFVPPALEQAYQSLAETLVAQAQGCFERAGNFQSIRLHGDCHAGNILWTDEGPHFVDFDDARMGPAIQDLWMCLSGDREERAVQMNHLLDGYETFFEFDYRQLHLIEALRTLRMIHYAAWIARRWADPAFPRAFPWFDGPRYWDEHILALREQSALMDEQPLSLLVS; encoded by the coding sequence ATGAGCGACGACGCACAAACCCCTTACAGCAACCTGAGCCCCGATGCGGTATTAAATGCGGTGGAGCGCTCGGGCTGGCGTTGTGACGGGCGGCAGTTGGCCCTGAACAGTTTTGAAAACCGCGTCTACCAGATTGGCTTGGAAGATGGCTCCTTTGTAGTGGCCAAATTTTACCGGACCGGGCGTTGGAGTGACGCCGCGATTTTGGAAGAGCATCGTTTTACCCAAGAGCTGGCGGCGTTAGAGTTGCCGGTGGTGCCACCGCTGGTGACGGCGGCGGGGGAGACGCTGTTTCATGACGGTAACTTTCGGGTGGCGCTGTTTCCCCGGCGCGGGGGGCGAACCCCAGATCTGGAGCATGGTGAGACTTTAAAACGCATTGGCCGGTTGATGGGGCGCATGCATGGGGTGGCGGCGCAGCGTCCCTTTGAGCATCGAGAGACCTTGGATATTCAATCCTTTGCCATTGATTCCTACCAGTTTTTATTAAGCTCTGGTTTTGTGCCGCCCGCTTTGGAGCAGGCGTATCAATCTTTGGCGGAAACGTTGGTGGCGCAGGCGCAGGGCTGTTTTGAGCGGGCGGGTAATTTTCAAAGCATTCGGCTGCATGGGGATTGTCACGCGGGCAATATCTTGTGGACCGATGAAGGGCCCCACTTTGTGGATTTTGATGATGCCCGCATGGGGCCGGCCATTCAAGATTTGTGGATGTGCCTCTCTGGGGATCGAGAGGAGCGGGCGGTGCAGATGAACCACTTGCTGGATGGCTATGAAACCTTTTTTGAGTTTGACTACCGCCAACTGCACCTGATTGAGGCGCTGCGCACCTTGCGCATGATCCACTACGCCGCCTGGATCGCCCGCCGTTGGGCCGATCCTGCTTTTCCCCGCGCCTTCCCTTGGTTTGACGGACCGCGATATTGGGATGAACATATCCTGGCCCTACGGGAGCAGTCGGCCTTAATGGATGAACAACCGCTCTCGCTGCTGGTCTCCTAA
- a CDS encoding protein adenylyltransferase SelO, with the protein MGEVGWCFDNSYGRLPAHFYARLAPVPVAQPRLVLCNDALAQQMGLDFSQVDAHTLAQQLSGNQLPTGAEPLAQAYAGHQFGHFTMLGDGRAIVLGEHLTPSGQRLDVQLKGSGRTPFSRNGDGRAALGPMLREYIISEAMHGLGIATTRSLAVVATGEVVMREEPLAGAILTRVAASHVRVGSFQYLAMREDEAGLAQLAAYTLARHYPERQGGDNPALELLKGVLQRQLSLVVAWMRVGFIHGVMNTDNTTLSGETIDYGPCAFMDHYHKDTVFSSIDHAGRYRYGNQPRMIRWNLARLAEALLPLLHPKPNKAIALAEEVVFAFDDRYTASWREMMAHKLGLFELQDGDDALMEQLLTWMQQSQADYTQTFRQLSTPAGSPPWLASLEPWWQQWQARLARQAQPLERVYARMQQVNPAIIPRNHRVEAALQAATEAGDLAPVRQLVAALQDPYHDGVAQQAYVTPPAPAQVAHYQTFCGT; encoded by the coding sequence ATGGGTGAGGTGGGTTGGTGTTTTGATAACAGCTATGGGCGTCTGCCTGCCCATTTTTATGCACGCTTGGCCCCGGTGCCGGTGGCGCAGCCGCGCTTGGTTTTATGCAACGACGCGCTGGCCCAGCAGATGGGTTTGGATTTTTCGCAGGTGGATGCGCATACCCTAGCGCAACAGCTATCGGGTAACCAGCTGCCCACCGGTGCCGAACCGTTGGCGCAGGCCTATGCGGGGCATCAATTTGGTCATTTTACCATGCTGGGGGATGGCCGGGCGATTGTGCTGGGGGAGCATTTGACCCCCAGCGGGCAACGCTTGGATGTGCAATTGAAGGGCTCAGGGCGCACCCCTTTTTCCCGCAATGGCGATGGCCGGGCGGCGCTGGGGCCGATGTTGCGGGAGTATATCATCAGCGAAGCGATGCATGGATTGGGTATTGCCACCACCCGCAGTTTGGCGGTGGTCGCTACCGGTGAAGTGGTGATGCGGGAAGAGCCCTTGGCGGGGGCCATTCTGACCCGAGTGGCGGCCAGCCACGTGCGGGTGGGCAGCTTTCAATATCTGGCCATGCGTGAGGATGAGGCGGGTTTGGCGCAACTGGCGGCGTATACCTTGGCGCGTCACTATCCAGAGCGGCAGGGGGGGGATAACCCTGCCCTGGAGCTGCTTAAAGGGGTACTGCAACGGCAGTTAAGTCTGGTGGTGGCATGGATGCGGGTCGGCTTTATTCATGGGGTTATGAACACCGATAATACCACCCTATCCGGCGAGACCATCGACTATGGCCCCTGTGCATTTATGGATCATTACCATAAAGATACGGTGTTTAGCTCCATTGATCACGCCGGGCGCTACCGCTACGGCAATCAGCCCCGTATGATACGCTGGAATTTGGCCCGTCTGGCCGAGGCGCTGTTGCCTCTGCTGCACCCCAAGCCCAATAAGGCGATTGCCCTGGCCGAGGAGGTGGTGTTCGCCTTTGATGATCGCTATACCGCCAGTTGGCGGGAGATGATGGCCCACAAACTGGGGCTGTTTGAGTTGCAGGATGGGGATGACGCGCTCATGGAGCAGCTGCTAACCTGGATGCAGCAAAGCCAGGCCGACTATACCCAGACCTTTCGCCAGTTGAGCACGCCAGCGGGGTCACCGCCATGGCTGGCCAGCTTGGAGCCTTGGTGGCAACAGTGGCAGGCCCGCTTGGCCCGTCAGGCCCAGCCATTAGAGAGGGTCTATGCGCGGATGCAGCAGGTTAATCCGGCCATTATACCGCGTAATCACCGGGTGGAGGCCGCTTTGCAGGCAGCCACCGAGGCGGGGGATCTGGCTCCAGTGCGGCAACTGGTGGCGGCCCTGCAAGATCCTTATCACGACGGGGTGGCACAGCAAGCTTATGTCACCCCACCCGCACCGGCGCAGGTGGCCCACTATCAAACCTTTTGCGGTACCTGA
- a CDS encoding efflux RND transporter permease subunit translates to MNLARISVARPVFTSMVTLMVVILGLVSLSRLQIDLLPSIELPTLSVRTQYEGASPEVMERLVTQIVEEIVATVPGVVEMTSQSSEGNSTVKVSFAWGTDIDTAALDVLATLEDEINELPEDITRPRVSKFDVDSFPVVILGISSDLDPVPFTQLIEEQIRYRFARIAGVAQVDVWGGYNRQVRIELDPDRLNALGIPLADVLTAVRNANLDRPAGTLEEGQFEITLRAPAEFVDLDEIRQTVVVLRDGVPVTLGQLAAVHDRYEKLTRMVRVDDRPGIRVAIRKQAEANTVEVAKRVLAEIEAVNQAYPRIHVVPVINQGNFIERSIANVARSVLYGGGLAVLVLLFFLGSVRSTVVISLAIPISIIATFMLLYFGGFTLNLMTLGGLALGVGMMVDSSVVVLENIVRRRHEARESLHTASLMGAQEVTSAIIASTITTLVIFLPLVFVRGVSGILFQELAYVIIFSLICSLLVSLSLVPMLISKLGRGGEGSVDLPRWADRWQSAMQQSYANLLQRVLEHRWKTVLAAVTLLAGSMLLLPYIGTEYLPPSDEGEVRITGEMAVGTRLELLDQQAQRMEAIVRQAVPEIQSSVVNVGRWRGKTNAEIRLALAPVAERSRSNVEIAADLRRRLAGQIPGMKVRTRAPQGQFLLERLLAAEEGITIEVRGYDLQVLDGLAQAAMAAIADLPGVTDSEASKIAGVPQRGIHIDRAKIADLGLSVQDVTSAIETAVAGSKAGEFRAAGNAYPILVQLADAEKRGLDEILDLTLRTPAGELVAIRNLVSTVAGQGPLVIDRKDQQRLVTVSANVAGRDLGSVAAEVQERLMLIPRPAGYDLLLSGHYEEQGKAFRELIISMLLALVLVYMVLASQYESLRDPIIVMLSVPMAAVGVLLMMFLTHTTFNLQTFIGCIMLVGIVVNNAILLVDQAGRLRQAGMSGKQAVTEAGRRRLRPILMTTLTTVLALLPLALGIGEGADMQAPLARAVISGLAGSMLITLVIIPVVYTLFHPDPAPGSTQPAVEASVP, encoded by the coding sequence ATGAACCTTGCCCGCATCAGCGTTGCACGCCCGGTTTTTACCAGCATGGTCACCCTGATGGTGGTGATCCTGGGTTTGGTCTCCCTCAGTCGTCTACAGATTGATCTGCTGCCCAGCATTGAGCTACCCACGCTCTCGGTGCGTACCCAGTATGAAGGGGCCAGTCCCGAGGTTATGGAGCGGCTGGTTACCCAAATTGTGGAAGAGATTGTGGCCACCGTGCCCGGTGTGGTGGAGATGACCTCGCAATCGTCAGAGGGGAATAGCACGGTAAAGGTCAGCTTTGCCTGGGGCACCGATATTGATACGGCGGCCCTGGATGTGCTGGCGACCTTGGAGGATGAGATAAACGAGCTGCCCGAGGATATCACCCGGCCACGGGTCAGTAAGTTTGATGTGGACAGTTTTCCGGTGGTCATTCTGGGCATCTCCAGCGACCTGGATCCGGTGCCCTTTACCCAGTTGATCGAAGAGCAGATTCGTTACCGTTTTGCCCGCATTGCGGGGGTGGCCCAGGTGGATGTGTGGGGCGGTTATAACCGGCAGGTACGTATTGAACTGGACCCTGACCGTCTCAATGCGCTGGGTATTCCTTTGGCGGATGTGTTGACGGCGGTACGCAACGCCAACCTGGATCGCCCGGCGGGAACCCTGGAAGAGGGGCAGTTTGAGATCACCCTGCGGGCACCGGCGGAGTTTGTGGATCTGGATGAGATTCGCCAGACCGTGGTGGTGCTACGGGATGGGGTGCCGGTGACGCTGGGGCAGTTGGCGGCGGTGCATGACCGTTATGAAAAGTTGACCCGTATGGTGCGGGTGGATGATCGGCCCGGTATACGGGTGGCCATTCGCAAGCAGGCCGAGGCCAATACGGTGGAGGTAGCTAAGCGGGTGCTGGCGGAGATTGAGGCGGTTAACCAAGCCTATCCCCGTATCCATGTGGTGCCGGTTATCAACCAGGGCAACTTTATTGAGCGCTCCATTGCCAACGTTGCCCGTTCGGTATTGTATGGCGGCGGTTTGGCGGTTTTGGTGCTGCTCTTTTTTCTGGGCAGTGTGCGGAGTACGGTGGTGATCTCGCTGGCGATTCCGATCTCCATTATCGCCACCTTTATGCTGCTCTATTTTGGGGGCTTTACCCTCAATCTCATGACCCTGGGCGGGCTAGCCCTGGGGGTGGGGATGATGGTGGATAGCTCGGTGGTGGTATTGGAAAATATTGTGCGCCGCCGCCATGAGGCCCGTGAATCCCTGCATACCGCCTCCCTGATGGGGGCGCAGGAGGTGACCTCGGCCATTATTGCCAGCACCATCACCACCTTGGTGATCTTTCTGCCGCTGGTGTTTGTGCGGGGGGTGTCGGGCATTCTGTTTCAAGAGCTGGCCTATGTGATTATCTTCTCGTTGATCTGCTCCTTGTTGGTCTCCCTGAGTCTGGTGCCGATGTTGATCTCCAAGCTGGGCAGAGGGGGGGAGGGTTCAGTGGATCTGCCGCGCTGGGCCGACCGTTGGCAGAGCGCCATGCAGCAGAGCTATGCCAACCTGTTGCAGCGGGTGCTTGAGCATCGTTGGAAAACGGTTCTGGCGGCGGTGACGCTGCTGGCAGGTTCCATGCTGCTGTTGCCCTACATTGGTACCGAATATCTGCCCCCCAGTGATGAGGGGGAGGTGCGCATTACCGGTGAGATGGCCGTGGGTACCCGTTTGGAGCTGCTGGATCAGCAGGCGCAGCGTATGGAAGCGATTGTGCGGCAGGCGGTGCCGGAGATTCAATCGTCGGTGGTCAATGTGGGGCGGTGGCGGGGAAAGACCAATGCGGAGATCCGTCTGGCGCTGGCTCCGGTCGCCGAGCGTAGCCGTTCTAATGTAGAGATTGCGGCGGATTTGCGGCGTCGTTTGGCGGGGCAGATCCCAGGCATGAAGGTGCGCACCCGCGCCCCTCAGGGGCAGTTTTTGCTGGAGCGGTTACTGGCGGCGGAAGAGGGCATTACCATTGAGGTGCGGGGGTATGATCTTCAGGTATTGGATGGTCTGGCCCAAGCGGCCATGGCGGCCATTGCGGATCTGCCCGGTGTGACCGATAGCGAGGCGAGCAAAATCGCCGGGGTGCCCCAGCGGGGCATCCATATTGATCGGGCTAAAATCGCCGATTTGGGGCTGAGTGTGCAGGATGTCACCAGCGCCATTGAGACTGCGGTGGCAGGCTCCAAAGCGGGGGAGTTTCGCGCTGCGGGTAATGCCTATCCCATTTTGGTGCAGTTGGCGGATGCGGAAAAACGCGGTTTGGATGAGATTTTGGATTTAACCCTCAGGACACCCGCCGGGGAGCTGGTGGCCATACGCAACCTGGTGAGCACCGTGGCGGGACAGGGGCCGTTGGTGATCGACCGCAAGGATCAGCAGCGGCTGGTCACGGTGAGTGCCAACGTGGCGGGGCGAGACTTGGGTTCGGTGGCTGCCGAGGTGCAGGAGCGTTTGATGCTCATTCCCCGTCCGGCGGGTTATGATCTGCTGCTGTCGGGCCACTACGAAGAGCAGGGTAAGGCGTTTCGTGAGCTGATAATCTCTATGCTGCTGGCGCTGGTGCTGGTCTATATGGTGCTGGCTTCGCAGTATGAGTCGCTGCGGGATCCGATCATTGTTATGCTCTCGGTGCCTATGGCGGCGGTGGGGGTGCTGTTGATGATGTTTTTGACCCATACCACCTTTAATCTGCAAACCTTTATTGGCTGTATCATGCTGGTGGGGATTGTGGTGAACAATGCCATTTTGTTGGTGGATCAGGCGGGCCGTTTGCGGCAGGCGGGCATGTCGGGCAAACAGGCGGTGACCGAGGCGGGCCGTCGCCGTCTGCGTCCCATTTTAATGACCACCCTCACCACGGTGTTGGCGCTGCTGCCTTTGGCGCTGGGGATTGGGGAGGGGGCGGATATGCAGGCCCCCTTGGCGCGGGCGGTGATCAGTGGTTTGGCGGGCTCTATGCTGATTACGTTGGTGATTATTCCTGTGGTCTATACGCTGTTTCACCCCGATCCCGCCCCAGGCTCAACCCAGCCCGCTGTGGAAGCATCGGTGCCATGA